A DNA window from Citrobacter tructae contains the following coding sequences:
- the narI gene encoding respiratory nitrate reductase subunit gamma, protein MIQYLNVFFYDIYPYLCGTVFILGSWLRYDYGQYTWRAASSQMLDKRGMVLWSNLFHIGILGIFFGHLFGMLTPHWMYAWFLPIAVKQQMAMIAGGICGVLTLVGGAGLLVRRLTNSRIRATSSTADILILCVLLIQCILGLTTIPFSAQHPDGSEMLKLVGWAQSVVTFQGGASAHLDGVALIFRVHLVLGMTIFLLFPFTRLVHVWSAPVEYFTRRNQIVRSRR, encoded by the coding sequence ATGATACAGTACCTGAACGTCTTTTTTTACGACATCTACCCGTATCTGTGCGGTACGGTGTTTATCCTCGGCAGTTGGCTACGCTACGACTACGGCCAGTACACCTGGCGCGCTGCCTCCAGTCAGATGCTGGACAAACGCGGCATGGTATTGTGGTCAAACCTGTTCCATATCGGCATTTTGGGGATTTTCTTTGGCCATTTGTTTGGCATGTTAACCCCGCACTGGATGTACGCCTGGTTCCTGCCTATTGCGGTAAAACAGCAAATGGCGATGATTGCGGGCGGGATTTGTGGCGTACTGACGCTGGTCGGCGGCGCGGGTTTGCTGGTTCGTCGTCTGACCAACTCACGTATTCGCGCAACCTCTTCCACTGCAGATATCCTGATCCTGTGCGTATTGCTGATCCAGTGCATTCTCGGTCTGACCACCATACCGTTTTCGGCACAGCATCCGGACGGCAGTGAAATGCTGAAACTGGTCGGCTGGGCGCAGTCAGTCGTCACGTTCCAGGGCGGTGCGTCTGCGCATCTGGACGGTGTGGCGTTGATCTTCCGTGTGCACCTGGTGCTGGGAATGACCATCTTCCTGCTGTTCCCGTTCACCCGTCTGGTCCACGTGTGGAGCGCACCGGTCGAGTATTTCACCCGCCGCAACCAGATCGTCCGTTCCCGCCGTTAA
- the narH gene encoding nitrate reductase subunit beta, producing the protein MKIRSQVGMVLNLDKCIGCHTCSVTCKNVWTGREGMEYAWFNNVETKPGIGYPKNWEDQEEWQGGWIRDVNGKIRPRLGGKMGVITKIFANPVIPQIDDYYEPFTYDYQHLHSAPEGKHQPTARPRSLIDGKRMDKIIWGPNWEELLGGEFSKRARDRNFEKMQKEMYGQFENTFMMYLPRLCEHCLNPSCVATCPSGAIYKREEDGIVLIDQDKCRGWRLCISGCPYKKIYFNWKSGKSEKCIFCYPRIESGQPTVCSETCVGRIRYLGVLLYDADRIEEAASTEHETDLYERQCDVFLNPNDPAVIEEALKQGIPHNVIEAAQRSPVYKMAMDWKLALPLHPEYRTLPMVWYVPPLSPIQSVADAGGLPHNGNILPAVESLRIPVQYLANMLSAGDTGPVLRALKRMMAMRHYMRSQTVEGVTDTRAIEEVGLSVEQVEEMYRYLAIANYEDRFVIPTSHREMAGDAFGERNGCGFTFGDGCHGSDTKFNLFNSSRIDAIDITEVRDKAEGE; encoded by the coding sequence ATGAAGATACGCTCACAGGTAGGCATGGTTCTTAATCTGGATAAGTGCATCGGTTGCCACACCTGCTCCGTCACCTGTAAAAACGTCTGGACCGGACGTGAAGGGATGGAATACGCATGGTTTAACAACGTCGAGACCAAACCAGGGATTGGTTACCCAAAAAACTGGGAAGACCAGGAAGAGTGGCAAGGCGGCTGGATCCGCGACGTTAACGGAAAGATAAGACCGCGCCTGGGCGGCAAGATGGGCGTGATCACGAAAATCTTCGCTAACCCTGTGATCCCGCAAATCGATGATTACTACGAGCCGTTTACGTACGATTACCAGCATCTGCATAGCGCGCCGGAAGGCAAGCACCAGCCCACCGCCCGTCCGCGTTCGTTGATCGACGGCAAGCGGATGGACAAGATTATCTGGGGGCCAAACTGGGAGGAACTGCTGGGCGGCGAGTTTTCAAAACGCGCCCGCGACCGTAACTTCGAGAAGATGCAAAAGGAGATGTACGGCCAGTTTGAAAACACCTTCATGATGTATCTGCCACGCCTGTGCGAGCACTGCCTGAATCCCAGCTGTGTGGCAACCTGCCCGAGCGGAGCCATCTATAAGCGCGAAGAGGACGGTATCGTACTGATCGACCAGGACAAATGCCGTGGCTGGCGCTTGTGCATCAGTGGGTGTCCGTACAAAAAAATCTACTTCAACTGGAAGAGCGGCAAGTCAGAAAAATGCATTTTCTGCTACCCGCGCATTGAATCCGGCCAGCCGACGGTCTGTTCGGAAACCTGTGTCGGGCGCATACGTTATCTCGGCGTCCTGCTGTATGACGCAGACCGTATTGAAGAAGCCGCCAGCACCGAGCATGAAACCGATCTCTACGAGCGCCAGTGTGACGTATTCCTCAACCCGAACGATCCGGCGGTGATTGAAGAGGCGCTAAAACAGGGTATTCCCCACAACGTCATCGAAGCGGCCCAGCGTTCCCCGGTCTACAAAATGGCGATGGACTGGAAACTGGCGCTGCCACTGCATCCGGAGTATCGCACCCTGCCGATGGTCTGGTATGTGCCGCCATTGTCACCGATTCAGTCCGTCGCCGACGCGGGCGGTCTGCCGCACAATGGCAATATTCTCCCCGCCGTCGAGTCGTTGCGTATTCCGGTGCAGTACCTCGCCAATATGCTCAGCGCCGGAGACACCGGCCCGGTGCTACGTGCGCTGAAACGCATGATGGCAATGCGTCACTACATGCGCTCACAAACTGTCGAAGGCGTTACTGATACCCGAGCCATCGAAGAAGTCGGTTTGAGCGTTGAACAGGTCGAGGAAATGTATCGCTATCTGGCTATCGCTAACTATGAAGACCGCTTCGTGATCCCAACCAGCCACCGCGAAATGGCGGGCGACGCTTTCGGAGAACGCAACGGCTGCGGCTTTACCTTCGGCGACGGCTGCCACGGTTCCGACACCAAATTCAATTTGTTCAACAGCAGCCGCATTGACGCTATCGACATCACCGAAGTACGCGATAAAGCGGAGGGTGAATAA
- a CDS encoding NarK family nitrate/nitrite MFS transporter translates to MSPQNEKNNRYLLTDWKPENAAFWENKGKHIARRNLWISVSCLLLAFCVWMLFSAVAVNLNKIGFNFTTDQLFLLTALPSLSGAILRVPYSFMVPIFGGRRWTVFSTIILVIPCLWLGFAVQNTSTPYGVFIVIALMCGFAGANFASSMGNISFFFPKAKQGSALGVNGGLGNLGVSVMQLIAPLVIFLPIFTFLGVQGVPQPDGSLLSLANAAWIWVPLLLLSTLAAGIGMNDIASSKASIASQLPVLKRFHLWLLSLLYLATFGSFIGFSAGFAMLAKTQFPDVNILQLAFFGPFIGALARSAGGVISDKFGGVRVTLINFIFMALFSGLLFLTLPGSGSGSFTAFYLVFMGLFLTAGLGSGSTFQMIAVIFRKITIYRVKLHGGTEEQAQREAVTDTAAALGFISAIGAVGGFFIPKAFGSSLALTGSPVGAMKIFLVFYIVCVLVTWLVYGRKSQKK, encoded by the coding sequence ATGTCACCACAAAATGAGAAAAATAATCGTTATCTTTTAACTGACTGGAAACCGGAAAATGCGGCGTTTTGGGAAAATAAAGGCAAGCACATAGCCCGGAGAAATCTCTGGATATCAGTTAGTTGCCTCCTTCTTGCCTTCTGCGTCTGGATGTTATTTAGCGCAGTTGCGGTGAATTTAAATAAAATAGGGTTTAATTTCACCACCGACCAACTCTTTTTATTAACCGCATTACCTTCTCTTTCTGGGGCAATATTACGTGTCCCCTACTCCTTTATGGTACCTATATTTGGCGGTCGCCGCTGGACGGTTTTTAGCACCATAATTCTTGTCATCCCTTGCCTGTGGCTCGGGTTTGCCGTGCAAAACACATCTACTCCGTATGGCGTATTTATCGTTATTGCGCTGATGTGTGGTTTTGCCGGCGCCAATTTTGCCTCCAGCATGGGTAATATCAGCTTCTTCTTCCCAAAAGCCAAACAAGGCAGCGCGCTGGGTGTTAACGGCGGACTCGGTAATCTTGGTGTCAGCGTCATGCAATTGATCGCCCCGCTGGTGATTTTTCTGCCTATCTTTACCTTCCTGGGCGTACAGGGCGTGCCACAACCTGATGGCTCGTTACTGTCGCTGGCCAATGCAGCCTGGATTTGGGTGCCGTTGCTGCTGCTCTCAACCCTGGCGGCGGGAATCGGCATGAACGATATTGCCAGTTCAAAAGCCTCTATCGCCTCGCAATTGCCGGTGCTGAAGCGTTTTCACCTGTGGCTGTTAAGTCTGCTGTATCTCGCGACTTTCGGATCGTTTATCGGTTTTTCCGCCGGGTTTGCCATGCTGGCAAAAACCCAGTTCCCTGATGTGAATATTCTGCAACTGGCGTTCTTTGGGCCGTTTATCGGTGCACTGGCCCGCTCGGCGGGCGGCGTTATCTCGGACAAATTTGGAGGAGTGCGAGTGACGTTAATCAACTTCATCTTTATGGCGTTGTTTAGTGGTCTGCTGTTTCTCACATTGCCAGGTTCAGGTTCGGGAAGCTTCACCGCCTTCTACCTGGTGTTTATGGGACTGTTCCTGACCGCAGGTCTGGGCAGCGGATCAACCTTCCAGATGATTGCGGTGATCTTTCGCAAAATCACCATTTACCGCGTGAAGTTACATGGCGGCACAGAAGAACAGGCCCAGCGTGAGGCAGTCACTGATACCGCTGCCGCCCTCGGGTTTATCTCTGCTATCGGCGCGGTGGGTGGCTTCTTCATCCCCAAAGCGTTTGGTTCATCGCTGGCACTGACCGGTTCACCGGTGGGCGCAATGAAAATTTTCCTCGTGTTTTACATCGTCTGCGTGCTGGTGACCTGGCTGGTCTATGGCCGTAAATCACAAAAAAAATAA
- a CDS encoding PhzF family isomerase: MKPQVYHVDAFTSEPFRGNSAGVVLHADGLSDAQMQLIARELRHSETAFLLSSNDSDVRIRYFTPTVEVPICGHATVAAHYVRASVLGLGNATVWQTSLAGRHRVEIHAEGGNYRISLEQGKPSFEPPLEGPTRAAIIAALHLTEDDMLPGLPIQIASTGHSKVMIPLKPEVNLDALSPDLSALTTLSQHIGCNGFFPFQIRPGENATDGRMFSPAIGIVEDPVTGNANGPMGAWLVHHNLMKHDGKTLHVQGHQGRALGRDGIVDVAVTICDNQPEKVTISGAAVILFHAEWKIDF, translated from the coding sequence ATGAAACCACAGGTTTACCACGTCGATGCCTTTACTTCAGAACCGTTTCGCGGCAATTCCGCAGGCGTTGTGCTGCATGCTGACGGGCTGAGTGACGCGCAGATGCAGCTGATTGCGCGTGAACTGCGTCATTCGGAAACTGCTTTTCTGCTGTCCAGCAACGACAGCGATGTACGTATTCGCTACTTCACCCCAACGGTCGAAGTGCCTATCTGTGGGCATGCCACCGTTGCCGCGCACTATGTTCGCGCTAGCGTGCTTGGACTGGGCAATGCCACCGTCTGGCAGACATCGTTGGCTGGGCGTCATCGCGTTGAAATTCATGCTGAAGGTGGTAACTATCGCATCAGCCTGGAACAGGGAAAGCCGAGTTTTGAACCGCCGCTGGAGGGGCCAACGCGTGCAGCAATCATCGCGGCCCTGCACCTGACCGAGGACGATATGCTGCCGGGACTGCCAATCCAGATTGCGTCCACCGGGCATTCGAAAGTGATGATCCCGCTGAAGCCAGAAGTCAATCTGGACGCCCTGTCCCCAGACCTGTCGGCATTAACCACGCTCAGCCAGCATATTGGCTGCAATGGTTTCTTCCCGTTCCAGATCCGCCCAGGAGAAAACGCCACTGATGGGCGAATGTTTTCACCGGCTATCGGCATTGTGGAGGATCCGGTCACCGGTAACGCCAACGGTCCAATGGGAGCATGGCTGGTGCACCACAACCTGATGAAGCATGACGGAAAAACGTTGCATGTTCAGGGGCATCAGGGCCGCGCGCTGGGACGCGACGGCATTGTTGATGTGGCGGTCACGATCTGCGATAACCAGCCGGAGAAAGTGACAATTTCCGGCGCAGCAGTAATCCTGTTTCACGCGGAATGGAAGATTGATTTTTAA
- a CDS encoding nitrate reductase subunit alpha: protein MSKLLDRFRYFKQKGDTFADGHGQVMHTNRDWEDSYRQRWQFDKIVRSTHGVNCTGSCSWKIYVKNGLVTWETQQTDYPRTRPDLPNHEPRGCPRGASYSWYLYSANRLKYPLVRKRLIELWRDALSRQPDPVLAWESIMSDPQKCQSYKQVRGRGGFIRSNWKELNQLIAAANVWTVKTYGPDRVAGFSPIPAMSMVSYAAGTRYLSLLGGTCLSFYDWYCDLPPASPMTWGEQTDVPESADWYNSSYIIAWGSNVPQTRTPDAHFFTEVRYKGTKTIAITPDYSEVAKLCDQWLAPKQGTDSALAMAMGHVILKEFHLDKPSDYFLNYCRRYTDMPMLVLLDAREDGSFVPGRMMRASDLVDGLGESNNPEWKTVAFNSAGELVVPNGSIGFRWGEKGKWNLESLAAGAETELSLSLLGQHDDVAGVAFPYFGGNENPHFRSVKQEPVLVRKLPVKYLTLAEGRRCPVVSVYDLVLANYGLDRGLDDDLAARDYSEIKAYTPAWGEQITGVPRRHIEQIAREFADTAHKTHGRSMIILGAGVNHWYHMDMNYRGMINILVFCGCVGQSGGGWAHYVGQEKLRPQTGWLPLAFALDWNRPPRQMNSTSFFYNHSSQWRYEKVTAQELLSPLADASKFTGHLIDFNVRAERMGWLPSAPQLNLNPLTVKAKAEQAGLSPADYTAQALKSGDIRFACEQPDSGSNHPRNLFVWRSNLLGSSGKGHEYMLKYLLGTESGIQGEALGASDGIKPEEVEWQSAAIEGKLDLLVTLDFRMSSTCLFSDIVLPTATWYEKDDMNTSDMHPFIHPLSAAVDPAWESKSDWEIYKGIAKVFSEVCVGHLGQETDVVLQPLQHDSPAELSQPFDIQDWRKGECDLIAGKTAPHIAVVERDYPATYERFTSLGPLMDKLGNGGKGISWNTQTEVDFLGKLNYTKREGPAKGRPLIDTALDASEVILALAPETNGQVAVKAWQALGAMTGRDHTHLALNKEDEKIRFRDIQAQPRKIISSPTWSGLESEHVSYNAGYTNVHELIPWRTLSGRQQLYQDHAWMRAFGESLVAYRPPIDTRSVSEMREVPPNGFPEKALNFLTPHQKWGIHSTYSENLLMLTLSRGGPIVWISETDAKELEIEDNDWIEAFNANGALTARAVVSQRVPPGMTMMYHAQERIMNIPGSEVTGMRGGIHNSVTRVCPKPTHMIGGYAQLAYSFNYYGTVGSNRDEFIMIRKMKNIDWLDDEGRDQVQEAKK, encoded by the coding sequence ATGAGTAAACTGTTGGATCGCTTTCGTTACTTTAAACAAAAGGGTGACACGTTTGCCGACGGACACGGGCAAGTGATGCACACTAACCGGGACTGGGAAGACAGCTATCGTCAGCGCTGGCAGTTCGATAAAATTGTGCGCTCGACACACGGTGTTAACTGTACCGGCTCATGTAGCTGGAAAATCTACGTAAAAAACGGTCTGGTTACCTGGGAAACCCAGCAAACGGACTATCCGCGCACCCGCCCGGATCTGCCCAATCATGAACCCCGCGGATGTCCGCGCGGTGCCAGCTACTCTTGGTATCTTTACAGTGCCAACCGCCTGAAATACCCCCTGGTGCGTAAACGTTTGATCGAACTGTGGCGCGACGCCCTCTCCCGCCAGCCCGACCCGGTACTGGCGTGGGAATCCATCATGAGCGATCCGCAAAAGTGCCAGAGCTACAAGCAGGTACGCGGACGTGGCGGGTTTATCCGTTCAAACTGGAAAGAGTTGAATCAACTGATCGCCGCCGCTAACGTCTGGACGGTGAAAACCTACGGCCCGGATCGTGTTGCCGGATTTTCACCCATCCCCGCCATGTCGATGGTCTCCTACGCGGCGGGGACGCGCTATCTCTCCCTGCTCGGCGGAACCTGCCTGAGTTTTTATGACTGGTATTGCGACTTACCGCCAGCCTCCCCAATGACCTGGGGCGAGCAGACCGATGTGCCGGAATCCGCCGACTGGTATAACTCCAGCTATATCATCGCCTGGGGTTCTAACGTCCCGCAGACCCGTACGCCGGATGCTCACTTCTTTACCGAAGTTCGCTACAAAGGCACCAAGACCATCGCCATTACGCCGGATTACTCGGAAGTTGCCAAACTGTGCGACCAGTGGCTGGCTCCGAAGCAAGGCACCGACAGTGCGCTGGCGATGGCCATGGGCCACGTTATCCTCAAAGAATTCCACCTTGATAAACCCAGCGACTACTTCCTCAATTATTGTCGCCGTTATACCGATATGCCGATGCTGGTGCTGCTGGATGCCCGTGAAGACGGTAGCTTCGTACCAGGACGGATGATGCGTGCCTCTGACCTCGTCGACGGGCTGGGAGAAAGCAATAATCCTGAATGGAAAACCGTGGCCTTTAATAGCGCCGGCGAACTAGTGGTACCGAATGGCTCTATCGGTTTTCGTTGGGGCGAGAAAGGCAAATGGAACCTCGAGTCACTGGCCGCTGGCGCGGAAACCGAACTGTCGCTCTCTTTGCTCGGCCAGCACGACGACGTTGCCGGGGTGGCGTTCCCCTATTTTGGCGGTAACGAAAACCCGCATTTCCGCAGCGTGAAGCAGGAGCCGGTGCTGGTGCGTAAGTTACCGGTTAAGTATCTTACCCTCGCGGAGGGTCGCCGTTGTCCGGTGGTCAGCGTTTACGATTTAGTACTGGCGAATTACGGTCTCGATCGTGGACTCGATGATGACCTCGCAGCCCGCGATTACAGCGAGATTAAAGCCTATACCCCGGCCTGGGGCGAGCAAATCACCGGTGTGCCTCGCCGTCATATCGAACAAATTGCCCGCGAGTTCGCGGATACCGCGCACAAAACCCATGGCCGCTCGATGATCATCCTCGGGGCGGGCGTCAACCACTGGTATCACATGGACATGAACTACCGAGGGATGATTAACATTCTGGTGTTCTGTGGTTGTGTCGGTCAAAGTGGTGGCGGTTGGGCGCACTATGTCGGGCAGGAAAAACTGCGTCCGCAGACCGGTTGGCTGCCGTTGGCCTTTGCCCTGGACTGGAACCGTCCACCGCGTCAAATGAACAGTACTTCATTTTTCTACAATCACTCCAGCCAGTGGCGTTATGAAAAAGTCACTGCCCAGGAACTGCTCTCTCCGCTGGCGGATGCGTCGAAATTCACCGGACATCTGATTGATTTCAACGTGCGTGCCGAGCGGATGGGCTGGCTACCTTCTGCCCCACAGCTCAACCTGAATCCGTTAACCGTCAAAGCCAAAGCGGAACAGGCGGGATTGTCTCCGGCGGATTACACCGCGCAGGCGCTAAAATCTGGTGATATCCGTTTTGCCTGTGAACAGCCGGACAGCGGCAGCAACCATCCGCGCAACCTCTTCGTCTGGCGCTCTAACCTGCTGGGTTCTTCCGGTAAAGGGCATGAATATATGCTCAAATATTTGCTGGGTACCGAAAGCGGCATTCAGGGCGAAGCGCTGGGTGCAAGCGACGGCATTAAACCTGAAGAAGTGGAATGGCAATCGGCGGCAATCGAAGGCAAGCTTGACCTGCTGGTGACGCTTGATTTCCGCATGTCCAGCACCTGCCTGTTCTCCGACATCGTGTTGCCTACCGCTACCTGGTATGAAAAAGATGACATGAATACCTCGGATATGCATCCGTTTATTCACCCGCTGTCGGCGGCGGTCGATCCCGCGTGGGAATCGAAGAGCGACTGGGAAATTTATAAGGGTATTGCCAAAGTCTTCTCCGAAGTCTGCGTGGGGCATCTGGGCCAGGAAACCGACGTGGTGTTGCAACCGCTCCAGCATGACTCCCCGGCAGAACTGTCGCAGCCGTTTGATATTCAGGACTGGCGCAAGGGTGAATGCGATCTCATTGCCGGTAAAACAGCCCCCCATATTGCCGTTGTGGAACGCGACTACCCCGCTACTTATGAGCGCTTCACCTCGCTCGGTCCGCTAATGGACAAACTGGGTAACGGGGGGAAAGGCATTTCCTGGAATACCCAGACGGAAGTCGATTTCCTCGGTAAGCTGAACTACACCAAACGCGAAGGCCCGGCAAAAGGCCGACCGCTGATCGACACCGCGCTGGACGCCTCTGAAGTAATCCTCGCACTGGCGCCAGAAACGAATGGTCAGGTGGCGGTGAAAGCCTGGCAAGCGCTGGGCGCAATGACCGGGCGTGACCATACGCATCTGGCACTCAACAAAGAAGACGAGAAGATCCGTTTTCGCGACATCCAGGCGCAACCGCGCAAAATCATCTCCAGCCCCACCTGGTCAGGTCTGGAAAGCGAGCATGTCTCTTATAACGCCGGCTATACCAACGTTCACGAACTGATCCCGTGGCGCACGCTGTCCGGTCGCCAGCAGTTGTATCAGGACCATGCGTGGATGCGTGCTTTTGGCGAGAGTCTGGTGGCCTATCGACCGCCTATCGACACCCGCAGCGTGAGTGAAATGCGCGAGGTCCCGCCGAACGGCTTCCCGGAAAAAGCGCTGAACTTCCTTACACCGCACCAGAAATGGGGCATTCACTCCACTTACAGTGAAAACCTGCTGATGCTGACGTTGTCGCGCGGGGGGCCGATTGTCTGGATCAGTGAAACCGATGCCAAAGAACTGGAGATTGAGGATAACGACTGGATAGAGGCCTTCAACGCCAACGGTGCGCTGACCGCCCGTGCGGTCGTCAGCCAGCGCGTGCCGCCAGGAATGACCATGATGTACCACGCACAGGAACGAATCATGAACATTCCCGGTTCTGAAGTCACCGGCATGCGCGGCGGTATTCACAACTCAGTGACCCGCGTATGTCCGAAACCGACCCACATGATTGGCGGCTATGCGCAACTGGCCTATAGCTTCAACTACTACGGCACCGTCGGCTCTAACCGCGATGAGTTCATCATGATTAGAAAAATGAAAAATATTGACTGGCTGGATGATGAAGGTCGCGATCAGGTACAGGAGGCGAAAAAATGA
- the narW gene encoding nitrate reductase molybdenum cofactor assembly chaperone has translation MQILKIIGLLMEYPDELLWECKDDALALVASDAPMLSAFTHELLNAPLLDKQAEWCEVFDRGRATSLLLFEHVHAESRDRGQAMVDLLAQYEKVGLQLDCRELPDHLPLYLEYLSVLPEAEAKEGLQNVAPILALLGGRLKQRGTPWYQLFDALLTLAGSPLSSDSVTKQVGAEPRDDTRQALDAVWEEEQVKFIEDNATACDSSPLQSYQRRFSQDVAPQYVDVSSGGPK, from the coding sequence ATGCAAATCCTGAAGATTATCGGCCTGCTGATGGAGTACCCGGACGAGCTGCTCTGGGAGTGTAAAGACGACGCGCTGGCGCTAGTCGCCAGCGATGCGCCGATGCTGAGCGCATTCACTCACGAACTGTTAAATGCCCCGCTGCTGGATAAGCAAGCCGAATGGTGCGAAGTTTTTGACCGTGGTCGCGCCACCTCGCTGCTGCTGTTCGAACACGTTCATGCGGAATCACGCGATCGCGGCCAGGCGATGGTCGATCTGCTGGCGCAGTACGAAAAGGTCGGGCTGCAGCTCGACTGCCGTGAGCTGCCGGATCACCTGCCGCTGTATCTGGAGTATTTGAGCGTGCTGCCGGAGGCGGAGGCCAAAGAAGGATTGCAGAACGTCGCGCCGATACTGGCGCTGCTTGGTGGGCGTTTAAAGCAGCGTGGTACCCCGTGGTATCAACTGTTTGACGCCCTGCTCACGCTGGCGGGCAGCCCGCTATCAAGTGACAGCGTCACTAAACAAGTGGGTGCGGAACCACGTGATGATACTCGCCAGGCGCTGGACGCGGTCTGGGAAGAAGAACAGGTAAAGTTTATTGAGGATAACGCCACCGCCTGCGACAGCTCACCGTTACAAAGCTACCAACGGCGCTTTAGTCAGGACGTGGCGCCACAGTATGTTGATGTCAGCTCGGGAGGCCCGAAATGA
- the nhoA gene encoding N-hydroxyarylamine O-acetyltransferase: protein MTPFLTAYFSRIGWSDTVRVDIETLNALHLLHNSAIPFENLDVLLPREMQLDDQSLEDKLVTARRGGYCFEQNGVFERALREIGFTVRSLLGRVVLAKPSSLPPRTHRLLLVELQGEKWIADVGFGGQTLTAPIRLQADIEQQTPHGEYRLIQQDEDWILQFHHHDHWQSMYHFDLVTQHQSDHLMGNFWSAHWPQSHFRHHLLMCRHLPDGGKLTLTNFHFTHYEDGHAVEQINLPDVASLYVLLQDRFGLGVDDAKHGFTEAELATVMAAFDTHPEAGK from the coding sequence ATGACGCCTTTTTTAACCGCTTATTTTTCCCGTATTGGCTGGTCAGATACGGTCAGAGTCGACATTGAAACCTTAAACGCGCTGCATTTGCTGCATAACAGCGCTATTCCATTTGAAAATCTCGATGTGCTGCTGCCTCGAGAGATGCAGCTCGACGATCAGTCGCTGGAAGATAAGCTGGTGACCGCGCGTCGCGGCGGCTATTGCTTTGAACAAAACGGGGTCTTTGAGCGCGCGCTGCGGGAGATTGGCTTTACCGTACGCAGTTTACTCGGGCGGGTGGTGCTGGCGAAACCATCCAGCCTGCCGCCGCGCACGCATCGGCTGTTACTGGTTGAATTGCAGGGAGAGAAGTGGATTGCCGACGTCGGTTTTGGCGGGCAAACGTTAACCGCGCCGATTCGTTTGCAGGCAGACATTGAGCAGCAAACGCCGCACGGCGAATATCGTCTGATTCAGCAGGACGAGGACTGGATCCTGCAGTTTCACCATCATGATCACTGGCAATCGATGTACCACTTCGATCTGGTCACCCAGCATCAGAGCGATCATCTGATGGGTAACTTCTGGTCTGCGCATTGGCCGCAGTCGCATTTTCGCCATCACCTGCTGATGTGCCGTCATTTGCCGGACGGCGGTAAGCTGACCCTGACCAACTTCCATTTTACTCACTATGAAGATGGCCATGCGGTAGAACAGATTAACTTACCAGACGTTGCGAGCCTGTATGTACTGTTGCAGGACCGCTTTGGTCTGGGGGTTGATGACGCCAAACATGGCTTTACCGAGGCTGAGCTGGCGACGGTAATGGCAGCGTTTGATACGCATCCGGAGGCGGGAAAATAG